From Haemorhous mexicanus isolate bHaeMex1 chromosome 1, bHaeMex1.pri, whole genome shotgun sequence, one genomic window encodes:
- the PDK4 gene encoding pyruvate dehydrogenase kinase, isozyme 4, giving the protein MKAARIALRSAAPLAGASAGSRLPQEVEQFSRFSPSPLSIKQLLDFGSTNGCERTSFAFLRQELPVRFANILKEIDLLPDKLLSTPSVKLVRSWYIQSLKELIEFHQKSPDDQKVLSDFIDTLIRVRNRHHDVVPTMAQGVIEYKDTFKVDPVTNQNIQYFLDRFYMSRISTRMLMNQHTLLFDDKSGSGHPRHIGSIDPCCDVVEVVNDAYESAKMLCDQYYLTSPELKLTQVNGKAPGEPISIVYVPSHLFHMLFELFKNSMRATVEFQENSPTLSPVEVIVVLGKEDLAIKISDRGGGVPVRKIERLFSYMYSTAPRPNVDDSRNTPLAGFGYGLPISRLYAKYFQGDLNLYSICGYGTDAIIYLKALSTESIEKLPVFNKSASKHYQASSEADDWCVPSKGPKNMAKQSAAS; this is encoded by the exons ATGAAGGCCGCCCGGATCGCCCTCCGCAGCGCCGCCCCGCTGGCAGGGGCCAGCGCCGGCAGCCGGTTGCCACAGGAGGTGGAGCAGTTTTCCCgtttctccccctccccgctcTCCATCAAGCAGTTGTTGGACTTCG GCTCGACTAATGGATGTGAGAGaacttcttttgcatttttgcGACAAGAACTTCCTGTGAGGTTTGCAAACATCTTGAAAGAAATTGATCTTCTTCCTGATAAATTACTAAGCACTCCATCAGTAAAATTAGTAAGAAGCTG GTACATCCAAAGCCTAAAGGAGTTGATTGAATTCCATCAGAAAAGCCCAGATGACCAAAAAGTCTTATCTGA cTTTATAGATACTCTAATTAGAGTCCGAAACAGACATCATGATGTGGTTCCTACAATGGCACAAGGAGTAATTGAATACAAAGACACTTTTAAAGTAGATCCTGTCACCAATCAAAACATCCAGTATTTTTTGGATCGTTTTTACATGAGCCGTATTTCCACTCGGATGCTAATGAACCAGCACA CTCTTCTTTTTGATGATAAATCTGGCTCGGGGCACCCAAGGCACATTGGAAGTATTGATCCTTGCTGTGATGTGGTTGAAGTAGTGAATG atGCTTATGAAAGTGCCAAGATGTTGTGTGACCAGTATTACTTGACATCTCCAGAACTGAAACTTACTCAAGTGAACG gAAAAGCTCCAGGAGAACCAATTAGCATTGTATATGTTCCATCTCATCTTTTTCACATGCTTTTTGAGCTCTTTAAG AATTCAATGAGAGCAACTGTTGAATTCCAAGAAAACAGTCCTACCCTTTCTCCAGTTGAAGTGATAGTTGTTCTAGGGAAAGAAGACCTGGCAATCAAG ATCTCAGACCGAGGCGGTGGTGTTCCTGTGAGGAAAATTGAGCGGCTGTTTAGCTACATGTATTCCACTGCACCAAGGCCAAATGTGGATGATTCTCGAAATACCCCTCTT GCTGGCTTTGGGTATGGCTTGCCAATTTCTCGTCTGTATGCTAAGTACTTTCAAGGAGATCTAAATCTTTACTCCATATGTGGCTATGGAACGGATGCTATCATCTACTTGAAG GCCTTATCAACAGAATCAATAGAAAAACTCCCAGTTTTTAACAAATCAGCTTCCAAGCATTACCAGGCTAGCTCAGAGGCGGATGACTGGTGTGTCCCAAGTAAAGGCCCAAAGAATATGGCAAAGCAGAGTGCAGCTTCCTGA